Within Mycobacteriales bacterium, the genomic segment TCCAGGTGTGCGTTGTGCCCGACGACGCAGTCGTCGCCGATCGTGGTGGGAAGGTCGTGGGTGGCGTGAATGACCGTGCCGTCCTGAATCGAGGTCCGCGCGCCCACGCTGATGCTGCCGTAGTCGCCTCTGAGCACCGCTCCGGGCCAGACCGACGCGTGGGGGCCGATGGTGACCGCGCCGATGACGACCGCGTCAGGGTGGACGTAGGCGTGCTCGTCGATGGCCGGCGTACGTTCGCCGAGGGCGTAGAGCGGCACCTGACCTCCCGGAGTGTCCACAGCATCGTGTCAGGTCGGCGGACTAGGGTGCCCGGCGGAAGGTCACATTCCGAGGACGATCGTGTACCGTGCGCCCGCGCACGGAGGTATTCGGCGTTCCAGCGGGCATAAATCGGTCGCTGTGGCGTTACGTCTCGCGCAGGGACTACTGACTAGGCAGGTATTGATCTGATGGCAACCGATTACGACACCCCCCGAGCCTCGGACGACGAGGCGACGGAAGACAGCATTGAGGAGCTGAAGGCGCGCCGCGATGCTCAGGCTGGGGCGGTTGACGTCGATGAGGCGGAGCTCGCCGAATCACTCGAGCTTCCCGGTGCGGACCTGTCCGGCGAGGAGCTCACGGTTCGCGTGGTGCCCCGCCAGGCGGATGAGTTCACGTGCAGCCGTTGCTTCCTGGTGCGCCACCGCAGCCAGTTGGCGGACGAGAAAAAGGGTATCTGCAGGGAGTGCGCGGCCTGAACGCGCGGCGAAACGCTGCTGATCGAGCCCCGGGCGAGCTGCCCGGGGTGGTGCTCCGCCTGATCGAGGGCACCCGACTGGACAACCGAGCCCGGGCCGGCCTGCTCGGGAAGCTGGCGGTCGGCCTGGCCGCCAGCTCGCGCCGGGCGGGCGCCCTGGCAGTGGCCAGCGGGCGCTGGCTCACCGACACGGTCATCGACTTCGCTCCCCACGTCCCGATCCGGGACGCGGCCACGCTGCGCGCCCACCACGACGGCAAGATCGGCGACGAGCTCGCCGCCGCACTGATCGACGCGGCCGCTCACGCCACGGGCGCGGTCGGCGCGGCCGGCGGGCTGGTCTCGTCGCTGGAGTTCGCCGCTCCGCCGCTGCTGCTCACCTCACCGGTCCAGGTCGCCGCCGAGACCGTCGCCGTGGTCGCCCTCGAGCTGAAGCTGGTCGCCGAGTTGCACGAGGCCTACGGCTATCCCGCCACCGGCACCCCGGCGATGCGCACCGCGGCGTACCTCGGCGCCTGGACCCGCCGTCGCGGCCTCGAGCGGCTCAAGAGCGGCAATTCGCTACCCGGCCTGGTGTCGGGTGCCGCCCGGCGCTCCCTGCGCAACCGGCTGATGCGCCGGGCGGGGGAGAACACCGTAACAATCATGCCGTTCATGACCGGCGCGGTCGCCGGCGCGACCATCAACGCGCGCGAGACCCGCAAGCTGGGCGCCCAGATCGCCCGCGACCTCGGCGGCGCTCTGACCTGACCGTTGCGTTTTTCTCACGAAGATCCTTGGGCGGAGAGGAAGTCGCGGATCAGGGCCGCGGTGCGCTCGGGGTGCTCGAACTGCGGCACGTGCCCGCAGTCGTCCAGTACGACGCACTGCGCGGTCGGCACTGCCTCGCTGACGTGCCGGGAGAAGGCAGCCGGCACCAGCCAGTCCTGCGCGCCCCACACGAACAACGCAGGCGGGGTCAACCTCGGGAGCCGGTCCCAGAATCCTTCGGTGCCGTAGGCGGTGTCGAGGTAGATCTCGCGCAGGGCGGAGTAGAACGCCCGTCGATGGCGGTAGCGGCGCATCAGGCGGCGGTGTTCGTCGGCCGC encodes:
- a CDS encoding DUF4193 domain-containing protein, coding for MATDYDTPRASDDEATEDSIEELKARRDAQAGAVDVDEAELAESLELPGADLSGEELTVRVVPRQADEFTCSRCFLVRHRSQLADEKKGICRECAA
- a CDS encoding gamma carbonic anhydrase family protein; amino-acid sequence: MPLYALGERTPAIDEHAYVHPDAVVIGAVTIGPHASVWPGAVLRGDYGSISVGARTSIQDGTVIHATHDLPTTIGDDCVVGHNAHLEGCTVEDGSLIGSGSVVLHRVVVHAGALVGAGAVVANDTDVPSKAMALGVPARIKPDAVSPGGIQLAVDLYVENAARYKAELRRLG